Proteins encoded within one genomic window of Ideonella dechloratans:
- a CDS encoding YchJ family protein — translation MPIAPDAPCPCGRLSPGGRQETLPYGRCCGRWHQGPTRLQAPDAESLMRSRYSAYVLGLHDYLLDTWHPDTRPATLAPDEPGLRWLGLEVRRHEPRDDDHAMVEFVARCKLGGRAQRLHECSRFERNALGQWLYLDGQFRD, via the coding sequence ATGCCGATTGCCCCTGACGCCCCCTGCCCCTGCGGTCGCCTGTCCCCCGGCGGCCGCCAAGAGACCTTACCCTATGGGCGTTGCTGCGGCCGCTGGCACCAGGGCCCCACCCGCCTGCAGGCGCCGGACGCCGAGAGCCTGATGCGCTCCCGCTACAGCGCCTATGTGCTGGGCCTGCACGACTACCTGCTCGATACCTGGCACCCCGACACCCGGCCGGCCACCCTGGCCCCCGATGAGCCCGGTCTGCGATGGCTGGGGCTGGAGGTGCGCCGCCATGAGCCACGGGACGACGACCATGCCATGGTCGAATTCGTGGCCCGCTGCAAGCTGGGCGGCCGGGCGCAGCGCCTGCACGAATGCAGCCGCTTCGAGCGCAATGCCCTGGGCCAGTGGCTGTACCTGGACGGCCAGTTCCGCGACTGA
- a CDS encoding MotA/TolQ/ExbB proton channel family protein: MSFLKLLRAPLVAATIAFTGTLPLAALAQETAASAPAEASAPADVAAPAPGTVPTPETKKETIDNPYGLDALWSQGDFVARGTLIIMILMSMGSWYIIFTKLWEQHKMFKSAGSVGEDFWKSGSIKAGAAKLEEGSAFRFVADQGIKAAEHHEGTLVDNIDLHTWIGMSVERAVGNINSRLQDGLAFLATVGSTAPFVGLFGTVWGIYHALTAIGISGQASIDKVAGPVGEALIMTAFGLAVAVPAVMGYNWLIRRNKSVMEKVRAFSGDVHNVLLAGKK; encoded by the coding sequence ATGTCCTTTCTGAAGCTTCTGCGCGCGCCCCTGGTGGCAGCCACCATCGCCTTCACCGGCACCCTGCCGCTGGCCGCTCTGGCGCAGGAGACCGCCGCCTCTGCCCCGGCCGAAGCCAGCGCGCCGGCCGATGTCGCCGCCCCCGCGCCTGGCACGGTGCCCACGCCCGAAACCAAGAAGGAAACCATCGACAACCCCTACGGGCTGGATGCCCTGTGGAGTCAGGGTGACTTCGTGGCCCGCGGCACGCTGATCATCATGATCCTGATGTCGATGGGCAGCTGGTACATCATCTTCACCAAGCTCTGGGAACAGCACAAGATGTTCAAGAGCGCCGGCTCGGTGGGCGAAGACTTCTGGAAGTCGGGCTCGATCAAGGCCGGTGCCGCCAAGCTGGAAGAAGGCTCGGCCTTCCGTTTCGTGGCCGACCAGGGCATCAAGGCCGCTGAGCACCACGAAGGCACGCTGGTCGACAACATCGACCTGCACACCTGGATCGGCATGAGCGTCGAGCGCGCTGTTGGCAACATCAACAGCCGCCTGCAAGATGGCCTGGCCTTCCTGGCCACCGTCGGTTCCACCGCCCCGTTCGTGGGTCTGTTCGGTACCGTGTGGGGCATCTATCACGCCCTGACCGCCATCGGCATCTCGGGCCAGGCCTCCATCGACAAGGTGGCCGGCCCCGTGGGTGAAGCCCTGATCATGACCGCTTTCGGTCTGGCCGTGGCCGTGCCCGCGGTGATGGGCTACAACTGGCTGATCCGTCGCAACAAGTCTGTGATGGAAAAGGTCCGCGCCTTCTCGGGCGACGTGCACAACGTGCTGCTGGCCGGCAAGAAGTGA
- a CDS encoding ExbD/TolR family protein translates to MAMSVGSSAEDDMMVEMNTTPLIDVMLVLLIMFIITIPVQTHAVKMNMPVNSHNAPPPKPPEIVRIDIDFDGTIGWNGEQVPSRGDLEARLYRLSLLPDQPEVHVRPNKLVTYKYVAMVLAEAQRLGVTKIGIIGNEQFMN, encoded by the coding sequence ATGGCCATGAGTGTCGGGTCGTCCGCCGAAGACGACATGATGGTCGAGATGAACACCACGCCGCTGATCGACGTGATGCTCGTCCTGCTGATCATGTTCATCATCACCATCCCGGTGCAGACGCACGCGGTGAAGATGAACATGCCGGTGAACTCCCACAACGCACCGCCGCCCAAGCCGCCCGAGATCGTGCGCATCGACATCGACTTCGATGGCACGATCGGCTGGAACGGTGAACAGGTGCCCAGCCGGGGCGACCTGGAAGCGCGGCTGTACCGACTGTCGCTGCTGCCGGACCAGCCCGAGGTGCATGTGCGCCCCAACAAGCTGGTGACCTACAAGTACGTCGCCATGGTGCTGGCCGAAGCGCAGCGCCTGGGCGTGACCAAGATCGGCATCATCGGCAACGAGCAGTTCATGAACTGA
- a CDS encoding energy transducer TonB, whose translation MDFAESQRRPGKHPVGLIIVIVLHLLLGWALLSGLARKVVEVVKAPIETKIIEEVKPPPPPPPENLPPPPKNLPPPPAFVPPPEVQVAQPQAPTITTTNVQPPPQEVKISPAAPAVQAPPAPPAPRAARPAIADINACAPKGSDYPLAAARANATGTTRVRFTVDGSGKLSKVEVVKSSGPSREHRMLDRVAVDKLSECSFKPGIDDSGHPVGGTFEFEYVWTLQ comes from the coding sequence GTGGATTTCGCTGAATCGCAGCGCCGCCCGGGCAAGCACCCTGTGGGGCTGATCATCGTGATCGTGCTGCACCTGTTGCTGGGCTGGGCCTTGCTCAGTGGCCTGGCCCGCAAGGTGGTCGAGGTCGTGAAGGCCCCGATCGAAACCAAGATCATCGAGGAGGTCAAGCCCCCGCCGCCGCCGCCGCCCGAGAATCTTCCGCCGCCTCCCAAGAATCTGCCCCCGCCGCCGGCCTTCGTGCCGCCGCCCGAGGTGCAGGTGGCTCAGCCGCAGGCCCCGACCATCACCACCACGAACGTGCAGCCGCCGCCGCAAGAGGTGAAGATCAGCCCTGCAGCGCCGGCCGTGCAAGCGCCTCCGGCCCCGCCCGCTCCGCGCGCGGCCCGTCCGGCCATCGCTGACATCAACGCTTGTGCGCCCAAGGGTTCCGACTACCCGCTGGCGGCCGCCCGCGCCAACGCGACCGGCACGACCCGTGTGCGGTTCACCGTGGACGGTTCCGGCAAGTTGTCGAAGGTCGAGGTGGTGAAGTCGTCGGGCCCGTCCCGCGAGCACCGCATGCTCGATCGTGTGGCGGTGGACAAGCTCAGCGAGTGCTCGTTCAAGCCTGGCATCGACGACAGCGGCCACCCCGTGGGCGGCACGTTCGAGTTCGAGTACGTCTGGACCCTGCAGTAA
- a CDS encoding ExbD/TolR family protein: MAMSVGSADGDEEQMNSSINTTPLVDVMLVLLIIFLITIPVVTQSVNLSLPKEINVPTQTKPENILLAVTKDGDVYWSTKYIPDTETLVEMLKKEAVKVPQPEVHIRGDENARYESVGRLIVACQRAGIAKVGFITEPPAKN, encoded by the coding sequence ATGGCTATGAGCGTTGGCTCCGCCGATGGCGATGAAGAGCAGATGAATTCCAGCATCAACACCACGCCCCTCGTGGACGTGATGCTGGTGCTGCTCATCATCTTCCTGATCACCATTCCCGTGGTGACCCAGTCCGTCAACCTGTCCCTGCCGAAGGAAATCAACGTCCCGACGCAGACCAAGCCGGAAAACATCCTGCTGGCGGTGACCAAGGACGGCGACGTGTACTGGTCCACCAAGTACATCCCCGACACCGAGACCCTGGTGGAGATGCTCAAGAAGGAAGCGGTCAAGGTGCCGCAACCCGAAGTGCACATCCGCGGTGATGAGAACGCCCGCTACGAGTCGGTGGGCCGCCTGATCGTGGCCTGCCAGCGCGCTGGCATCGCCAAGGTGGGCTTCATCACCGAGCCGCCGGCCAAGAACTGA
- the rarD gene encoding EamA family transporter RarD, protein MQNGLLAAALAYIIWGLFPLYFHQLSQIGAFELVLHRTLWALGFLLLVLAWRRQWQWLREAWRKPRLMALYATSATLLSVNWLIYVWAVNNQHVLEASLGYFINPLVNVLLGVLVLRERPRPAQWAALTLAAGAVLWLSWHTGAPPWIALSLALSFGVYGLIKKTAPLDALEGLTLETLLLAVVAAPVLLGWDLSGRSALTGAPANLWAWLLLAGPLTAVPLLLFGHGARRIPLSTLGLLQYISPSLQFLLGVWLFHEPLQATRLTGFALIWLALLLYSGESLWRARQLSRTT, encoded by the coding sequence ATGCAAAACGGTCTGCTTGCCGCTGCCCTGGCCTACATCATCTGGGGCCTGTTCCCGCTCTACTTCCACCAACTCAGCCAGATCGGCGCCTTCGAGCTCGTGCTCCACCGCACGCTCTGGGCCCTGGGCTTTCTGCTGCTGGTGCTGGCCTGGCGCCGCCAATGGCAATGGCTGCGCGAAGCCTGGCGCAAGCCCAGGCTGATGGCCCTGTATGCCACCAGCGCCACGCTCCTGTCCGTCAACTGGCTCATCTACGTGTGGGCCGTGAACAACCAGCATGTGCTGGAGGCCAGCCTGGGCTATTTCATCAATCCGCTGGTGAATGTGCTGCTGGGCGTGCTGGTGCTGCGGGAGCGCCCCCGCCCTGCCCAGTGGGCCGCCCTGACGCTGGCCGCGGGCGCCGTGCTGTGGCTGAGCTGGCACACCGGCGCCCCACCCTGGATTGCGCTGTCGCTGGCATTGAGCTTCGGGGTCTATGGCCTCATCAAGAAAACGGCACCGCTCGATGCCCTGGAAGGCCTGACGCTGGAAACGCTGCTGCTGGCCGTGGTGGCCGCCCCCGTCCTGCTGGGTTGGGACCTGAGCGGCCGCAGCGCGCTGACAGGCGCACCGGCCAACCTCTGGGCCTGGCTGCTGCTGGCGGGGCCACTCACGGCCGTGCCGCTGCTCCTGTTCGGGCATGGCGCACGACGCATCCCTCTGAGCACATTGGGCCTGCTCCAGTACATCAGCCCTTCGCTGCAGTTCCTGCTGGGCGTCTGGCTGTTCCACGAACCCCTGCAAGCCACCCGGCTCACCGGCTTCGCGCTGATCTGGCTGGCCCTGCTGCTCTACAGCGGCGAGAGCCTTTGGCGCGCCAGACAACTGTCCCGCACCACCTGA
- a CDS encoding pseudouridine synthase yields the protein MLPPILYRDEDLMVVHKPAGLLVHRSTLDWHEHDSVLDRLRQGLPGDEAAHLAPAHRLDKGTSGLLIFTRHAQAARRMGELFDAGQVHKRYLALVRGWPLPEGECAHPLARDPERPSQGQTLLPAVTHYRRLAHVEWPLAVDGRHPTARYALVEARPLTGRRHQIRRHFKHLAHPLIGDATHGKGPHNRAVAAWTGTARLWLLAHHLSLPHPITGQPMTLPAPAEPEWAGLLRRGDWVLDDAAALAAVVPPERPLHP from the coding sequence ATGCTGCCCCCCATCCTGTACCGGGACGAGGACCTGATGGTGGTCCACAAGCCCGCCGGCCTGCTGGTGCACCGCTCCACCCTGGACTGGCATGAGCACGACAGCGTGCTGGACCGCCTGCGCCAGGGCCTGCCCGGCGACGAGGCCGCCCACCTGGCACCGGCCCACCGCCTGGACAAGGGCACCTCGGGCCTGCTGATCTTCACCCGCCACGCCCAGGCCGCGCGCCGCATGGGCGAACTGTTCGACGCCGGCCAGGTGCACAAGCGCTACCTGGCGCTGGTGCGCGGCTGGCCGCTGCCAGAAGGCGAGTGTGCCCACCCCCTGGCCCGGGACCCTGAGCGCCCCAGCCAGGGGCAGACGCTGCTGCCGGCAGTCACCCACTACCGGCGCCTGGCCCATGTGGAGTGGCCGCTGGCGGTGGACGGCCGCCACCCCACCGCGCGCTATGCCCTGGTGGAGGCTCGGCCTCTGACCGGGCGCCGGCACCAGATCCGGCGCCACTTCAAGCACCTGGCCCATCCCTTGATCGGGGACGCCACCCACGGCAAGGGCCCGCACAACCGCGCCGTCGCAGCCTGGACCGGCACGGCACGGCTGTGGCTGCTGGCTCACCATCTGAGCCTACCCCACCCGATCACCGGCCAGCCGATGACACTGCCCGCCCCTGCGGAACCGGAATGGGCCGGATTGCTCCGCAGGGGGGACTGGGTTCTTGACGACGCCGCTGCGCTCGCTGCCGTGGTGCCGCCCGAGCGACCCCTGCACCCCTGA
- a CDS encoding MBL fold metallo-hydrolase produces the protein MTSCPVVDGRPLDPEVVRPLGYGVYQIDTLFQRAHFDAAYLIVDDGHAAFIDTGTGLAVPRLLAALDALGLRRDQVDWVIPTHVHLDHAGGVGPLMQHLPRARALVHPRGAPHMIDPSVLYMGALAVYGQAEMDRSYGTLVPVPAERVVESEDGQQVPLGQRVLTLIDSPGHARHHHCIWDPVSRGWFTGDAFGLSYRELDIDGQPWVMPTTTPVQFDPAAMRQTIARLMASQPECMYLTHYGRCAPVPPMATQLLALLDKVEALGLRLKKAPDRHAALCQGLSQIYRASLLATGSTLPANEIDHLLAMDIELNAQGMGVWLDKLPD, from the coding sequence ATGACGTCCTGCCCCGTGGTCGACGGCCGCCCCCTGGACCCGGAGGTGGTCCGACCGCTGGGGTATGGCGTGTACCAGATCGACACCCTGTTCCAGCGCGCCCATTTCGATGCGGCTTACCTCATCGTCGATGATGGCCATGCGGCCTTCATCGACACCGGCACCGGCCTGGCGGTCCCACGCCTGCTGGCGGCCCTGGATGCGCTGGGGCTGCGCCGGGATCAGGTCGACTGGGTGATCCCCACGCATGTGCACCTGGACCATGCCGGGGGGGTGGGGCCCCTGATGCAGCATCTGCCCCGCGCCCGGGCACTGGTCCATCCCCGCGGCGCCCCGCACATGATCGACCCCAGCGTGCTGTACATGGGCGCCCTGGCGGTCTACGGCCAGGCCGAGATGGATCGCTCCTACGGCACGCTGGTGCCCGTGCCGGCCGAGCGCGTGGTGGAAAGCGAAGATGGTCAGCAGGTGCCGCTGGGACAGCGGGTGCTCACGCTGATCGACAGCCCCGGGCATGCGCGCCACCACCACTGCATCTGGGATCCGGTCTCGCGCGGCTGGTTCACCGGCGACGCCTTCGGCCTGAGCTACCGGGAGCTGGACATCGATGGCCAGCCCTGGGTGATGCCGACGACCACGCCGGTGCAGTTCGATCCGGCCGCGATGCGGCAGACCATCGCGCGGCTGATGGCCAGCCAGCCCGAATGCATGTACCTGACGCACTACGGCCGCTGCGCGCCGGTGCCACCCATGGCAACACAGCTGCTGGCCCTGCTGGACAAGGTGGAGGCCCTGGGCCTGCGCCTGAAGAAGGCACCGGATCGCCACGCGGCCCTGTGTCAGGGCCTCTCTCAGATCTACCGGGCCAGCCTGCTGGCCACGGGCAGCACGCTGCCGGCCAACGAGATCGACCACCTGCTCGCGATGGACATCGAACTCAACGCCCAGGGCATGGGCGTCTGGCTGGACAAGCTGCCCGACTGA